The sequence ATCCAAACCCTAACCGCTTTGATTCTGATCGCAGAATATTAATATTCTCttcaaaaaaactataaatattttgacaaaaaacACTTTTTTACCATCACTTTTTTACTTTCTTACTCCACACCATAAATGTCAAGTTATCAATCTGTCCTTTGCCCTTAACTACTGTCACCACCACCACTTCTATACTACAAACCCTTCTCTTACTTTCCTAACAATAcgtacttaaaatacattacaaATACCTACCAAGGCCCTATAAAACgcaagagaaagagagagaagtgaTTCTTGGTTTAGCTTTCTTGATATGGATTTTTGTTGGAAGAGAGAGATGGAAGGTAAACTAGCACATGACTACTTGTCGTCCACAAAGCGCCACCAACACGGCATGATGACGTCACCGCACCGTGTCTGCGTCGTCACCGGGCCGGTGATCGTAGGGGCCGGACCGTCGGGGCTAGCGACGGCGGCTTGTCTAAAGGAGAGAAACATAACTTCAGTAATACTAGAGAGATCAAATTGCATAGCTTCACTATGGCAGCTCAAGACTTACGACCGCCTCCATCTCCACCTTCCTAAGCAGTTCTGTGAGCTTCCTCTCGTACCCTTTCCCGACCACTTCCCAACTTATCCGACCAAACAGCAGTTCATCGAGTATCTCGAGGACTACGCCCGGAGGTTCGATATACGACCGGAGTTTGGTCAGACGGTTGAGTCCGCAGAGTTTGATGCGAACCTAGGGATGTGGCGCGTGGTGAGCGTTGGTGAAGAGGGCACGACGGAGTATGTTTGCCGGTGGTTGGTGGCTGCTACGGGGGAGAATGCGGAGCCGGTGGTCCCTAGGTTTGAGGGGATGGAGAAGTTTAAGGCCACGGGGGTGGTTAAGCACACGAGTCAATATAAGACCGGTGGAGATTTTGTCGGAAAAAAGGTTTTGGTCGTGGGATGTGGAAACTCCGGCATGGAGGTTTGTTTGGATCTCTGCAACTTCGGTGCTCAGCCTTCTCTCGTTGTCAGAGACGCGGTGAGtctctgttttttgtttttgttctaagaaaaaagttattgggaggttaaattattatttttcatatgcATTTTCGATATTTTGTGGCTCTTTCATGCTTTTTAGAGTTCTTCTATGCTAAAAACAAAATCACATCAAAGGGTTTTTTCATTCATGTTGATATACCCAATTCTTTTAGAGACCAGATATTATcactttcctttcttttttctttttcttttctgaacTCTTacgatttagaaaatgttttgaGTTCTTTTATCCgatattaaaacaatttttatttatttatttgattgtaCCAGATAATATTCCGTTCTACGAATATGTTTTAGGtaaataaatagattttattCAGTTTGATAATATccatatttgaattttattaatctgtttaattatttcaaaatttcacgGGAAAATTCAAAGGATGATACCATCCTAATCTAAGATTATCTTTTATTCCCTTGTGACTTCAAGTTCCAACAATgtgttaatatagtttttaaaaatagataaagaGGTTTACCTAATTTCTTTAATacgaaaatacaattttataatatatttggaGAATGATAACTATCAGAACATAACTTTATTGGGATTTTCACGAGCATgcgcaaataaaaatatcatagtCTCTCTATATTAGAAAACGATTTTCTCATTCGATCTTTTATTGCAATATTTACTaattatgttgttttttttttcttaactggTGAAGGTGCACGTCCTGCCACGAGAGATGTTGGGTACTTCAACTTTTGGGCTGTCCATGTTGTTACTCAAATGGTTGCCCATCCAACTCGTTGACAGTTTCCTCTTGGTTGTTTCCCGGTTCATCCTCGGGGATACCACCCTGTTAGGACTTAACCGACCCCTGATAGGCCCACTAAAGCTCAAAAATCTCACCGGCAAAACTCCAGTTCTCGACGTTGGAACGCTTGCCAAGATCAAAACGGGAGATATCAAGGTACAGATATATCTTAATCAACCATGATACATgggtcatatatatatatatatatatatatatatatatatatatatatatatatatgtatatgtatatgtatgtgCTAAGAACCGGTTTACTGattgtgatatatgatttgtttaAATGGCAAAAGGTGTGTTCCGGGATAAGAAGGTTAAAACATCATGAAGTTGAGTTCGATAACGGTAGAACGGAGAGATTTGACGCCATAATATTGGCAACTGGCTACAAAAGCAACGTACCCTCTTGGCTAAAGGTAGTCCAATAATGATAATATAGTTATTTACCTGTCTACATTATTTAATACAATGATCATTAGTACCCTATTAAAAATTCACCTCTTTTTagtaatatacatatatgtatatatatatatatatattaaagtcgCATTAAATGGATTTTTGAAAACCAAATAACTTTGCAGGAGAATAAAATGTTTAGTAAGAAAGATGGATTTCCAATGCAAGAGTTTCCAGAGGGATGGAGAGGGGAATGTGGGCTATATGCGGTCGGTTTCACAAAACGTGGGATCTTTGGAGCATCAATGGATGCAAAGAGAATAGCTCAAGACATATACGAGTCTTCAAGAAAATCTGGTCAACCCCATAGACATATACAAGTATTCATGGCAAGAAAATCTGATCAAGCATGTAGTAGAGTACTAGACGGTTGAGAAATGGAAGGTTTCTATCAAGAAACAACATGTTTGCAGCCGAGGTAGGGATCAAAGAAAAAAGTTGATGGTTTTTGGTTTCAAAGCAGATTTGGGGAGTTATGTAAATTAAGACTTATCTCCAGCTGCAATGCAAATTGGGGGAAGGAAAGAATGAAAAGGAAACCTAGTGAGAGTGATTGTGGTGGGAATTGATGATCATCTGCCCAAAGGAGAGGAGGGGACCCTCTCTCTTTGCATGCTTATAACCCACTTTGTAAATCTTTCTATACCTTCTTTCtatgtttctaattttttttttctttagttttccTTAGTTAGGTATGCGCTTTGGTTTTCTTACCTTTTTAGTTCAATTTTTTTGGCTGAGTATTttggtgagttttttttttttttttttgttatatacatATCACTTGTTTGATTAAAACTCTTGTTTTTTAACGGACATAAGAAGAGTTCAATTGttacaaaaccaaaataaaaagctTGGAAAATGTCCAATGAGTGTGTCAATGATATTTCGTTGTCGAAATGATTTCATTCCCTAGTAGAAGTATCATATAAACATGGACCACCTCCTTGTACATTCGTCAGAAATTAAGTCCTGCACATTTATCATTCTTCTGACCCGTTTTCCAATTATTGTTAGATGTACGATCTCCACATGATTtcttgtcatatttttgaattaaacTAGGTAGCTATACAGCCTATATTATACATAAATCTATACCAGCTAGATCCCATGTCAGATAGATCGTTAGGGTTAGATTCCATGATAGATTTGTACCTTGGTCGTGTTGATACAATATTCCATGGAAAAGGTTAACAAAATCTTCATGTATGATTTGCGGTAAGCGACGTCAAACATATAATCAAAATAAGTTCACCATGCATTTTGTCATCCAAATTAtaacaaattattttatgtgAACCATACGACTTTGCATGTATTTTTCCCATAGAAAATCGTAACTGGTGATATAATAAATCGTTAGAATATCCAACCTGGTCTAACAAAattgtttatttgatctaaagcAAATTTGATGGATCATATTTATAGGGGTGAACGTGCTATTTTTCCACGAGAACTATCATATAGCATCAGATGTCTACCAAATTATGACCTCGTTTTAAATCTCTCcaaattgaaaattacaaaTCTATTTCTCCCCGAATCGATAGTTCGAAATAGTTATTCATAGACCATGGTTTTAATTGGTTTGCTGTTAACCAAACAATTTTACTAGCTAAACCAAACATTTTtaacaaactaaaccaaaaaaaaatatcataccCAACTATCTAACAGTTCCGACCCctttacatcttcttcttcttcacccgAGGAACGAGAGACTCAATTTCTCCTCCTTCACCATCCACAACATTGATATCTATCTTAGAGGAAATATTTGAAGGTTTGAGAGGAAGATATTGGTCTAAAATTTGAAGGTTTGATATCTTTTTATGATGGTGTATTGTTTATGTCATCGAGATCTGATATATTTTAGAGTTGCGGATCAAGTGTTTCTAATTTCATCTGAATTTTGATTGTttaaggatatatcaaaagtttTCTCTAATCTGTAAAGAAAGCAAGTGGAGGAAGAGTGCCATCATCTCTTGCTCGTTGGGAGAAGAAGACATTAACGGTTCAGGTttggtttttcttttccttttttgtttAGTTGGTTAAAAATGTTTGGTTTAGTTGGGTAAATTGCTTGGTAAACAGTAAACTAGTTAAAACCGTAAAGTTTTAAACTATCGATTCGAGGAAAAAtaagtttgtaatttttaattcaAGAAGATTTAGAACGAGGTCATAGTTTGGTAGACATTTGATACTATATGATAGTTCTCGTGGAGAAATAGCACGTTTACCCTATTTATAGtgattttaatcaaaaaattatcAGCTGCATATATGTTAGTATCAGCATTGTTTGTTagtaattttatcaaatatcaACTATTGAATAACATTTTCAAGGTGATTCAATATTGGTTCTTAATTGGTACCAACAAATTCTTAGTAACTTCACCACAAACTATAAGCGTTTGGCCACAAAAAATTGAGACATATGAGAATCAGGTttaacagaagaagaaaaaataaaacaggaCTGTTTCTATTTCTTCGTATAGTCTTTGGACCATTAACCATGTGGTTGTCCTTAAAAGCATGTGATTAGAGAATGTACACTCACCTTAGAACCCTGTGGGTTCATTGTCTAGATTTTCATGGGTTGTGAATGTTTTACTGGCCGGTAACTAGTTCAAATCTAGACTAAACTGTGTTTCATTTATATAATAGAGCTTTAATAAGAGATTAAATTCTAACATACATAAGGGAAaagggaaaaaatggaataaggATCTTTCAGAAATTTACTTTTGTAAAAGGCACTCAAGTAACAAGCTGGAGCCCTACACTTTTGCCAAGCTGTTGGGGAAATTTTAGGAAACAATATCAGA is a genomic window of Brassica napus cultivar Da-Ae chromosome A2, Da-Ae, whole genome shotgun sequence containing:
- the LOC106378963 gene encoding indole-3-pyruvate monooxygenase YUCCA6-like, whose protein sequence is MDFCWKREMEGKLAHDYLSSTKRHQHGMMTSPHRVCVVTGPVIVGAGPSGLATAACLKERNITSVILERSNCIASLWQLKTYDRLHLHLPKQFCELPLVPFPDHFPTYPTKQQFIEYLEDYARRFDIRPEFGQTVESAEFDANLGMWRVVSVGEEGTTEYVCRWLVAATGENAEPVVPRFEGMEKFKATGVVKHTSQYKTGGDFVGKKVLVVGCGNSGMEVCLDLCNFGAQPSLVVRDAVHVLPREMLGTSTFGLSMLLLKWLPIQLVDSFLLVVSRFILGDTTLLGLNRPLIGPLKLKNLTGKTPVLDVGTLAKIKTGDIKVCSGIRRLKHHEVEFDNGRTERFDAIILATGYKSNVPSWLKENKMFSKKDGFPMQEFPEGWRGECGLYAVGFTKRGIFGASMDAKRIAQDIYESSRKSGQPHRHIQVFMARKSDQACSRVLDG